The Corynebacterium freiburgense region TACGGCTGCCCATGAACAGCTTGGCGAATATCTCGCTGCGAATAATCTGTCACCTCGAACCGATGACACAATAGCGGCGAAATGTTTTACCTTGTATTGCAACACTCCTGATGAAGTAGATGAATCCGAATTATTAACACGTGTGTGCATACCACTGAGTTGATGCCAGGCGGTTGGTTTCGTGTCTGAGCCCGTGTTTTACTTTGATATTGATTGTGGTTTTTGTACCTGGGCTGCGGAAAAACTTAATGGAATCGCTGATATATCCATAGTCGGTGCACGTTCTACAGATTCTGATAAGCCGCCAATTGTTCAGCAAACTATTTCCTTTGCTGCGGTATTTATTCAGGGCAGTTCTGTCGCTTTCGGACACCGCGCCATCGGGGAGGCACTCCACCGGTACGGAAATAGGATTGTATGGCGGATTATTGGACGTTCCTTGTTATTGCCATGTCC contains the following coding sequences:
- a CDS encoding DCC1-like thiol-disulfide oxidoreductase family protein — translated: MSEPVFYFDIDCGFCTWAAEKLNGIADISIVGARSTDSDKPPIVQQTISFAAVFIQGSSVAFGHRAIGEALHRYGNRIVWRIIGRSLLLPCPLWPLGYRLVARYRHWLGPLVGARTCGI